The genomic DNA TTggtatatcataaatatatgacgACCAGTCTACACAAATGTTTGAAATTTTatgaatatgtatatttttattttcgatttcattttcagttatttttaaatttgaactgAATATATTCATgttgagaaaacaaaaccaatatatttgtatttttaacttttaaggatttgtaaatatattttctgtttgataagaaaaagaaaaaaaatggtttcagGCACCACTGAGAAGTGAGATCAATCACAAATAAAACCTTTATGACGTATCAATATACATTGTGGAttctcaattttattttttttattgatcataatattaaaaaaaaacatacaacaaGGTTCCGTATCTTCACACAGATATGAAGATCAAAGAACtcacaaaattcacaaaacGATACTACTTCACAAACATACCAGACCAGTATACCACACTCCTCACAAGGCATAAAAtcgaaaataacaaaacataaaaacacataattttcaGAAAAGAGATGTGTTATAATTATTACTTGTTTACTCGATGGCACTAAACTCCTCGATCAAATTCTTCTTCATACCAAAATTGTTCATAATCGCGTGGACCTTAGAGCAATTACAAGGCATAACCACACACCGTCCAATCTGGCTGCCTCTAACTCCATTCGAACCACCGAGCTTACGTGCGATGACCACCGAGTTCACTACGTCATCGGAGGGATGATAAATGGTCAACACCTCAAATCCTTTAAGATCGGAAGAGTCAACGATTGGATACAAGAAAGCTCTAAGACCATGAGCACTCCTTAGCATCAACACAGCTCCCGGAGCCATATATTTCTCCAAATGCTCAATAGCTTTGACCTTTGACTCTTTATCCATCCCAACAAGAGCTGCCAAGAAAACGACATCATATTGGTCTAACCCTTCCTTAGCATTCAACACATCAGTTGTGTGGAAGATCATGCGTTTCGAGAGGTCAGGATCGCAAGAAACAAGGCTTGAAGCGAGTTTGTTGGCCTGTGAGTCGATGTCAAAGTTGTGGAACGTTGTGTTGGGGAGGTGGAACTTGGCCAGGACGATGGAAGTAAGTGGCATCGGACCCGAACCGATAAAGGCAACTTTGGTAGGGACATGGGTTGTGTGTTGAGATAGGAGATCGAATTCGAGTTTGCCTAGTTTGAGATAGTTGTTGTAATAGGGAAAGATGTGTAAATGGTTTAGTGGGTTGTCTTCAAAAGAGCCTAAGATTGTTGAGAAGTGTTCCTCTAAATAACCTTCGGCTTCACCACAGAGCTTGATGAGATGAGATCTCGCGTCTTTGACTTTTTCATCGTGTATTTCTGTGACATCGATGTTTGTGTCCGTTGGTAAGCACGTGGACACGAGTTGTCCGAACAAAGTGTCGACATTCTTGGATGGTTTTAAGCTCTCGAGGTTTGAGATTTGGTTGTACAAGTCGATGATTTGCTTGACAACTAGGTTACTTTCGTAAGCCATGTCGACACTATGAAGAGAGAAAATAGagctttgaattttgtttcaagACTTGGAAAAAAGCTTGTGTTGTGTTGTCTTAACGCTCGCAAGGGGTCGTTATTTATTGACGCAGTGTGGGATCCATTCTTGGCTAAAATTTGTTAGCTTATTTATTTGATTcgattcatatatattaaaaaataacg from Camelina sativa cultivar DH55 chromosome 2, Cs, whole genome shotgun sequence includes the following:
- the LOC104732729 gene encoding nicotianamine synthase 2, which gives rise to MAYESNLVVKQIIDLYNQISNLESLKPSKNVDTLFGQLVSTCLPTDTNIDVTEIHDEKVKDARSHLIKLCGEAEGYLEEHFSTILGSFEDNPLNHLHIFPYYNNYLKLGKLEFDLLSQHTTHVPTKVAFIGSGPMPLTSIVLAKFHLPNTTFHNFDIDSQANKLASSLVSCDPDLSKRMIFHTTDVLNAKEGLDQYDVVFLAALVGMDKESKVKAIEHLEKYMAPGAVLMLRSAHGLRAFLYPIVDSSDLKGFEVLTIYHPSDDVVNSVVIARKLGGSNGVRGSQIGRCVVMPCNCSKVHAIMNNFGMKKNLIEEFSAIE